DNA sequence from the Alosa alosa isolate M-15738 ecotype Scorff River chromosome 2, AALO_Geno_1.1, whole genome shotgun sequence genome:
CCAGCAGCTTGCCTCGCACGGCGTTGAGCCCTGCGATCCACCGTGAGTCGCCACGGCCACTGACCCCCCATGCTGTCGGCACCCCGAAGAACCCTGGTGTCCAGAATATCGCCGACGCCAGGCTAAACCAAACCCTCACCAAATCTCAGTTTGTCACGAAGCTTCGTCAGAGCGCAGCCAGCAGTGACGTAAAACCTGGGGATGGCCAAAACccgtcagacagacagagagcaccAGGGCCTGTGAGAGCTCACACACCTGCTCAACATCCAGCCCCACACAGTATTCCCTCCATCATCAAACACACTGTCACTGAAAACTGTCATAACTCACAGAGGTCCTCCAGCAGTTACAGTTCAACTAAAGGACAGAGTGTCGCTACAGATGGATTGCCTCCAAGACCCTTCACACAAATCAGAAAGAGCCTGCCTGCTAGTTTAGGAGACAATTCTCTTCAAAAGAAACCTGTATCTGATGAGCAGATGAGAGGCACACCAAACACTGTTGCACACAGAAACGGACAGCATAGACAAAGTATGGCAAAAGAGACTGGCTTAACACCTGCAACTACGGGGGAGGCTTTACTTAATGACCAAAACAGCCAGCAGAGATCAAATATACCTGACACCACACATGTTCCGCACATGAGCACTGGTGAGCCCCGTCCAGGTGGCCGtggagtgatggagagaagcTGTCTCTTTACCCCACCACCTATCACTGCTGACCAGGAGGCCAGCCTCTATCAGAGCCTGGAGCATGAGATCCTCTCTAATCTGCAGCAACTCGGATTCAGTGTGGATTCTGATgactgcagcagcagcggcgcGGCAGGGGAGAACACCAGTCAGCACTCCTCGTTGGGTCGACAGGCCACTGAAGAGTTTTCCCAGCACCCCTCCACAGGCTCAGCGTTCCCGGGTGACTCATCGTCTCGCCTGCAGCAAGAAGAAGCGTCTCTCGTGTCCTCTTCCACGATGCCTGGTGCCGGCTCGAAGGACCACGGCTTTGACGGTGTGATCGACGAGCTCCGGCGCGGGAGGCAGCCCCTGGACAAGGTGTCGGTGGAACGCTGGGTGAACATGCTGCCCTTCAGTTCCCACGGGAGCCAGCCAGTGGCCGTCACCGCTGTCGCCGCCACCGCGGAGGTAGACTCGTCCCCTCCCAAGTCCAGCCAGTCCTGCGTCGCCGGCTCCTGGTCCTCCATGGGCTCCAGTCTGGAATCGAAGGAGAGGCCAGAGGTTGTGAGCGTGCCGGCCCTGACTCAGGCTATGGACGCCGGCGAGGTCGCCAGGGACTCGGACAGACAGAGGCGACCCCGGTCGTCGTCCTTCAGGCAACAGAGGAGGTCACTGAAGAAACCAGAGAGGGTGCCGTCCATTTACAAGCTCAAACTGAAGCCCCACATACGTCCCAGACAAGACAATCGGCCCGATCGCAAGCCGTCAAAGATCCCTAAACCCATATCCTTCCGGCGGagcagagaaaaagaggaggcaGGACTGGCCAATGATTGTACAGACAATGGGCTATCACCCGAGAACAACCACAGGGCCAGTGGCAGACCACTCAGAAACAGATTGATAGACCTCAACTCCAGGAGCATCAGTCAGGCCTCTCCATATGAGGGCACGCAGTGTCCAACAGAGGAGCTGGAATCCTGGGTCTGAATGTTTGCATCTTTTTACATTTGTATCCAACACTCTTCATTTTGtactgagataaaaaaaaaatcactcagGTGTGATCCTGTCAACTGCTGATGCTGATGTTTTTGTAATTGAGAAAGACACAAGTGAAGTAGATACATGCAGAACAAGCTGTAACACATAAACAATGTAAGCAAGGTAAATGGATTATCTGCCAATTTGCACAGGTTTAATTTTCATATGCAGTGTCATGCAAGAAATGCCACCTCTCAGTATCATTGCttgatatttttttaattattcccCCACACAATGTAattgctttcccccctccttttttcacaaaaaaacaacCCTCAGAAGATTATGAAAACATAAATACAGACTGTCTGGCACACTACTGCATGGTGACAACATTGCTATGCTGGGTCTGCTTTCATCAAGCCTCCCTTTCACCTGGTGAAGCAGCATCAAAGCACaagggaagaagagaagaagggaaggGAGGATGAGAGACCTTATTAGCGGTCACAGCCAGGCGCCATGTGGCTCTCAGAGCACAGCCTCCACCAGGAAGGAATCTGCTTTAGAGAGGCAGAATATCTCACCATGCCCTGCCCTTTTTATCTGAGCGTATACTGGTTTGGGAAATAAGAACTgtaaatctttcttttttttcctcctctactcctcaaACACAATCACTTGTCAACATAATCACAGGGCCAGTTCTGTTTCAACAAAGGCCAATATGTCTCTGGTGGGTGGTGATTACTCAGAAAATGTATGCCATCTGTCTTTGacagcacacacatttctctttgATGATCAAAGTCATCATTAAAATAATGATTACAGATATTGTGTGTAGTCCGGCTTGTGCTTGGTTTGGTTCCCCCTGGACTGAAACCTCTTCATGACTCCATCACTCAGACACTGTCTTCTCTGTTCTCCCAACTACTTCCAAGTCACCTTGTGCGCAAGTGTTTGGCACTTTCTGCTTGCAGATTTATAAATAACTTCTGGCATAAGTCAGGGACGCTATAAATAGCATTAGAGCAGCAGCTTGCCACACCTGCACGCCAGTCCAACCTTGCTCTGATCACACctgcatatacatacacacaccccctccccccatgtCCACACCCCTCCTCTGTTAACACCGCACATATAGTACATACACACCCCTCCTCTGTTAACATCCACCCGTATACATACACCACACGCTATAAATAGCATTAGAGCAGCAGCTTGCCACACCACGCCAGCTGTGCTTGCTCTGATCACTCCTGCATTTCCGCGTTCCCACCCCCTGTCCAACCCCTCCTCTGTTAACACccgcacatatacatacacacacccctcctctgtAAACACCCGCACATATAGTACATACACACCCCTCCTCTGTTAACACCCGCACATATAGTACATACACACCCTCCTCTGTTAACACccgcacatatacatacacacacccctcctctgtAAACACCCGCACATATAGTACATACACACCCCTCCTCTGTTAACACCCGCACATATAGTACATACACACCCCTCCTCTGTTAACATCCACccgcacatatacatacacacactctcctctgttAACACccgcacatatacatacacacacccctcctctgtTAACACCCGCACATATAGTACATACACACCCCTCCTCTGTTAACACcctcacatatacatacacacacccctcctctgtTAACATCCACCcgcacatttacatacacacacccctcctctgtTAACATCCACccgcacatatacatacacacacccctcctctgtTAACACtcgcacatatacatacacacacccctccagcTCCCGCATGCTGATCATCAATATATCTTCAAGCCAGCCACAACTCAGTAGTTTAAAGTTGAAATTAGGGGCATGATCTAGATCTAATATCCAtgcaaaataaattaaattaagacatGACTGAAGGTTTTTGTCAGTACATTATACACACCTTGACTTGAAATCATTTGTACCCACATTTCAAAAATCAACTGAATCATTTCACATTTCAAGAATGCACTTTATTTATGGATTAGATGGTGTTACCATTCTGTGGATTCTTCAGTTTCTGGATGAGTCTATTCAAATGAGAAGGTCACGCTTCAAAATTTCAACATTACTCAAGGTCATTATAAAAACCATGTCAGCTTTACCCCAAGAATTGGACAAAGATTATAACATTGTGTCTTAACCACACAATCTTATTCTACGTTCTACACTAAAAACCATATGCCCTTATTGCAAAGTATAATGTGTGAGGTGGGTGCCTCCGTTAAGACAGACAGTACAAAATGAAAGATTTTCCCTGCTATCACACTTTACATTTTGAGGCTGAGGTGTTGCCACACACTCATTTTCCTTGACACTGAGTGAACAACATGTACTTCCAGGGCAAgtcaaatataatatatttaagtTGATCTCACAAGTCTCTGCTTTGTTTCATTAGCATGCTGtcaacacacgcatgcacaacaCTGCAATGAACGCCTCTGGTTTAACACCACACACCTctcactgaaaacacacaccactattTCCACTAAAGAGTGAGTGCCTTGTCATCTCAAGGGTCTTTTAATGCCTGACTCCCCAGTAAAACATTTCATAATGAACAGAGAAGATTAGAAACGGGCAACTGGAAACAATCTCAGTAGGCTATTTGGAGTTGAATGGGGGGTGTTCCACTAGCATCTCTCATTAAACAAGTAGTGCATTTTTAGCAACCATACAGCCCCAGCTGAAAGCAATACCAAAGACCTGAAAAGGGGCTGGGAAGCATTTACTCCTTCTCTCAAATTGAATTGGAAATATGGATACAATATTCAAAAATAACATACCCATGGGCAGATTTGGTGCTAATGCATATTTTGATTATAAACTACAATGGGATCCAGATTTCACCTGGTGGTGAGTTGGTTGATATCACAATCCCTTAAAGCTATGAATATTGTGTGCATATGACTAACAAAAGGAAGCATTTCTTCATGTTGAAATCAGGATGAAATAAATTATTCTGGTCAATAATAGGTTGCAGTGTGTCCTCTGACGTTGGTGTTGTTGCTCTAGGAAGCAAGTTTCTCCGATACTTCTGCATACATTGAATAACCTTTGGTAATAAAACCCTTGTATGTTTCACAGAGATCGAATTACAGCATTTATCAGACAGACATCCTCTGCAAAAAGCGGACACATGCAAAAGAAATGCCATAGAAATGGTTCACAGAGTTTGACCAGTCAGCAGAGGGAGAAAGTACTGTGCTCATTAGAGCTGGAAGATCTGTTTACTTGGACAAGTAATCAACAGAAGACAGCTCCTCAACCCTAGTCAGATGACTAATTCAGATGATTGCACTGCATTATCGTCGTTGTGGTGTGATGACTGTCATTATGTTTGAGGCTTGCGCCACATCACCAGTGGtctatttttgttttcttaccaaatacacaaaacaaaacaaaaacagatacAGGATGGACTTGGATAAGAAGCTTTAGATGTTTTCTTCTTGGCTTGGCAGACCGTTTTGCTGTGGTTAGTCTCCACTGCTCCCAAAAGATCGATCTCTAAGGGAGCAGCCGTGGGGGAACGGGGGGGATGTGGGAGGCAAGGCTGGTCACATGAGAGCACAGCGTTCCCTCCGGAGCGCCCGCTGGAAGCGAATGGTGGCGTGGATGTGTTTGCAGCGGGCACAGCCGACGCTGCGCAGAGCCTCGCCGAACAGGAGCAGCACGTGCCAGTTGAATTTGGCCGAGCACTCCACGTAGCCGCACTTCCAGGTCTTGCGCACCAGATCTGAAACATTGTGGCGGGGAATGCACCGGCCGCGCTGCAGGTCCCGCTTGTTCCCCACGATCAGAATGGGCACTTCGGCGGTGCCAAGCACCctgtgcagaaacacacacaaacacacacacacaaacatgtgaaaCCACATGAAACGTCTTGCTTTTTATTCCCTACGCATTTGCCTATCTGAAATAAGACAGCCCTCTGCACCCACTCAAACATATTCacctcccttactctctcttaTACAGCGGGAACACAAGCACGCTCATTCTGCATTGTTATCCATGTATTGTGTGACTGGAATATTAACTCCTAGACGTTGCGTTACCGTTGCTGTCTTGGGTCAACAGTTCTCCCTTAACATTTTGGCAGGGAAAAGAACTTCTCCTGCTTTTCGGCAGTCTGAGTGAGGATAGACTAACAAGTCAGTAATTAGTCAAGGCCCCAGTGGTGCTctgctttcccccctcattgCACAACTGCTTTAGTCCAACAGCGGGTTaaatttagcctaggctataatGATATTGCTATTTAATTACACAATTGGTGACATAAAGGTGACATCACCGAGTTAGGTTAAACAATAGCCTAAGTGATTGACTGCTGGCTTGGCTCCTGCATTTTAAAACAATGACACGGCAATCAGAATGTCGTTTAGGCTCTAGTCTAGACGTTTCCGCGTGAAGCGAGCCTCTGTCAGTTTGGGTGCAGAGTCGGGGTCTTGGGTAGTGGAGCATGTGACAGGAGTCGCAGGGGCGTTCACCGCCCATCTATCACTGCCTGTCCGCATCCCCCTGACCCCGCTTGCAGTAGCACCCAGCCTGCCACCTGGGAAGCTACATCCCACCCAGCCATGAAATAATACAGGCTTCTGTGCCTACAAGCACAAGAGGTTTTCTGGAAAACACAATATAGTCATTTGTTGGCAGGCACTGTCCCCATCACACGAGTCCAAGTTATCTGTGCTTCATCAGAAAATGCAGCTAATTGACCGTGATgggcttttccacactggtaaCGGAATTGTGCACTCGTGAATCGATGGCGAGTTAGGTGGACAGAACCATATTGGCCAGCAGATCGATAAAACATGAGCATCCGTCACCAAAACCGCTGCCTGCTCTTACACTGAGGCAGCCGGGCCTTGACGCAATCACAGGCTGACAGCTGACGCCATCGCTCACGATCAATCTCGGTGCCGCTGACAAGTAcatctctcaccccccccctctctctagcCAAATCAAGAGTCCGTGCCCGTCCCACTCGGCCTGACCAGCCACCCAGAAGAGCTCAAGCACGCCAATTTGCAATCAGACTCAAAGGTCTGTCTACGCTGGCAGCTGATGACGCCTCTTGTCCCCCTGAGGCATCACTGTTGCAAATGGTCTCAAGTTCTTGTGGCACCAAATTGGGCTTTGTGCTATTCAGACATTCTGGTTCAACCCATTTGCAGCTCTCATTTTGGTTCAGCATAATATTACAAAAGGACCCAAAGGAAAGTGGTCATTCATGGTCACATCTGAAAAATGTCAGTTGATAATATGAAACAGTGTAATACTAACACAAGTCTCTTCTCTGTTATTATAGGCTAGAGTATTTGGTTTTCAACAGATCACAACAAAGTGTCCCCAAACATTTATGTCAATAGAAATGCATAGAAAATACCTAGGAGTTACCATAGATTCCACTCTTAGAttgcattgcaaaaaaaaaggttCCATACACTGATGACCCTGATATACACTGAAATACAACAGCCAAttgtaaatatataaatataaaacatattaaatATCATTAACAGATGAATGCAGCGGTCCTATCTAATTTCCACTATTGTATGTCATGTTGGTCACAGGCAAATAAGGCTGTCTCAAAGTCCACTAGATCACGTCACAAGCTATTAGTCCCGGACAGGAAATGACATGAATATCAGCATTGtgatataggctacttgttaaAATAATAACATGTTAGGCTTTGAAATGTTAATATTCTATTCAGACATACATTAAAGTACATACATTACAATTATCCATAACGCTAGTCCTCCACCTGTGAGGAGATTTGTCCAACCCAACCCAAATGAGCAGAGCTAAGGGGAGACTGTAGCAAGCAATCAGCCTCCTTTAAAAAACAATGGATTTTGAGGACTCAGTCTTGTCAGTATTAATCTCACTTGAGATATCACAAGCATGACTTGCTTCTTGCATTATAGAATtccgcacacatgcacataacatTTTGACATGTATGCTATTTTGAatttatcactgtgtgtgtgtgtgtgtgtgtgtgtgtgtgtgtgtgtgtgtgtgtgtgagagagtgtgtttgtgtgtgatgtcatatTTCAAATAAGTCATTTCAATTGCATCTCAATTGCAGGTGGAAATTAACCAGCTAAATCTTCATTTTTGGCCCGGGTAAGAAATAAACTTAACAAACTGAACTTAacttaaactaaaaaaaaacatgaccctGGCAGTCAGTGTTTTGATGATATGCTGTTGCTGGTTTGAATTCAAATTATAAATATCTCCTACATAATGATATCAGGAGCaggtctttttaaaaaatcaattgGGTAGACaggcaggtggtgtgtgtgagagagaaagagacaaagagagagagagaaagagacagaaagagagagagagagagatgatgatggAGTGTTTTTGGTGAGGGGAGTGTCTTTGGTATTCTGGGCTTGTACCTGGTCTCTAAGATTTGTTGGCGCATAGTCTTGACGTACTCGAAGCTGTCAAAGCAGCAGATGTCATAAACCAGGATGTAGACATGAGCACTGCGAATGCCTCGACAGCAGGAGTCGGTCCACTCCTACAGAAAACACCACAGCAGAGATACATTTAACACTATAAATAAGCAAGTAGTTattcacacatcaaaacaaaagtgtt
Encoded proteins:
- the LOC125309326 gene encoding GAS2-like protein 2A → MSGIQHASNQSIKAFKSSEEYLYAMKEDLAEWLKDLYNIDIDVNNILEVLETGAILCNHANNVTKVAEDFLRMYGRIAGIQLPSSGVTCISSAQPSTFLARDNISNFINWCRKQMDIQEVLMFETDDLVLRKNEKNFVLCLLEVARRASRFGMAAPVLIQLEQEIEEEIREEMDLPMEQTPLPKPQRRLANIQNLDEMVRGLISRCTCPTQFPMIKVSEGKYKVGDSNTLIFVRILRNHVMVRVGGGWDTLEHYLDKHDPCRCTSLSHKLAQRPATPVQHEIKTRLGPRSDGAVGTPATLLLSRAQSPLQPVVWSSPGGSTRGLRPAPGSAPAPSPSRSPDPGPRQPRGTSTGRSRGRASTPARRRLSSESRDDSGLNASTRMGREAVRASPTARHTSSLPRTALSPAIHRESPRPLTPHAVGTPKNPGVQNIADARLNQTLTKSQFVTKLRQSAASSDVKPGDGQNPSDRQRAPGPVRAHTPAQHPAPHSIPSIIKHTVTENCHNSQRSSSSYSSTKGQSVATDGLPPRPFTQIRKSLPASLGDNSLQKKPVSDEQMRGTPNTVAHRNGQHRQSMAKETGLTPATTGEALLNDQNSQQRSNIPDTTHVPHMSTGEPRPGGRGVMERSCLFTPPPITADQEASLYQSLEHEILSNLQQLGFSVDSDDCSSSGAAGENTSQHSSLGRQATEEFSQHPSTGSAFPGDSSSRLQQEEASLVSSSTMPGAGSKDHGFDGVIDELRRGRQPLDKVSVERWVNMLPFSSHGSQPVAVTAVAATAEVDSSPPKSSQSCVAGSWSSMGSSLESKERPEVVSVPALTQAMDAGEVARDSDRQRRPRSSSFRQQRRSLKKPERVPSIYKLKLKPHIRPRQDNRPDRKPSKIPKPISFRRSREKEEAGLANDCTDNGLSPENNHRASGRPLRNRLIDLNSRSISQASPYEGTQCPTEELESWV
- the LOC125310285 gene encoding ras-like protein family member 10B; amino-acid sequence: MHWPAVCENREGGTGNRGRGGSGEMHPPFRIAVLGAQGVGKTAIVQRFLRDDYSETPVPGHSRKVHLSAAVLNGHVHDLQITDYPAITSFPGSTLQEWTDSCCRGIRSAHVYILVYDICCFDSFEYVKTMRQQILETRVLGTAEVPILIVGNKRDLQRGRCIPRHNVSDLVRKTWKCGYVECSAKFNWHVLLLFGEALRSVGCARCKHIHATIRFQRALRRERCALM